One region of Oryza sativa Japonica Group chromosome 10, ASM3414082v1 genomic DNA includes:
- the LOC4348124 gene encoding wall-associated receptor kinase 2 isoform X1 → MLYNLHASMAFWLLADLLILLASAAESVAGQPAASCQARCGDIDIPYPFGIGPNCSRGKGFEIACNPRNDSGEMVPTLAAANGTIHVQSLLVAPIPEVKVMLPVAYQCYYSNNSITDSFYGEVDLNNTGVYRISDSRNMFVVIGCNTLSYTQNGNSGGKGPYAGLYYTGCVSYCNDSSSARDSMCAGVGCCHIDISPGLSDNVVSFGPWKRGFQVDFSPCDYSFLVDKNEYEFRSADLKMDLNRTMPVWLDWAIRDSVTCPPLEVQEKKPAGYACMSDNSECVNSTNGPGYYCKCKQGYDGNPYVDKDQGCKDINECDVSNKKKYPCYGVCNNIPGDYECHCRVGYQWSGEGPKKQECSAKFPLAARLALGITLGFSFLIVAVLFTLMMHKKRKMNEYFKKNGGSVLQKVDNIKIFTKDELKKITKNNSEVLGQGSFGKVYKGTLEDNTPVAVKTSIEVNEARKDDFTNEVIIQSQMMHNNIIKLLGCCLEVDVPMLVYEFAAKGNLQDILHGDANIPLPLGLRLDIAIESAEGLRYMHSSTSRTIRHGDVKPANILLTDKFIPKISDFGTSKLLNVDKDFTMFVVGSMGYIDPVFHKTGHLTQKSDVYSFGVVLLELICRKPTIYGENCSLIIEFQNAYDQENSGRIMFDKEIANEEDILILEEIGRLAMECLKEKVEERPDMKEVAERFVMLRRSRKCG, encoded by the exons ATGTTGTACAACTTACATGCGTCCATGGCATTCTGGCTACTTGCAGACCTGCTGATTCTTCTAGCTTCCGCCGCCGAGAGCGTCGCCGGCCAGCCTGCTGCCAGTTGCCAGGCTAGGTGCGGCGACATCGACATTCCCTACCCGTTCGGCATCGGCCCCAATTGCTCTCGCGGAAAGGGATTTGAGATCGCATGCAATCCCCGAAACGACAGCGGCGAGATGGTGCCGACCCTTGCCGCCGCCAATGGCACCATCCATGTGCAGAGCCTGTTGGTAGCGCCGATCCCGGAGGTCAAGGTGATGCTGCCGGTGGCGTACCAGTGCTACTACTCCAACAACAGCATCACCGACTCGTTCTACGGCGAGGTAGACCTCAACAACACAGGCGTGTACCGCATCTCCGACAGCCGCAACATGTTCGTCGTGATTGGGTGCAACACCCTGTCCTACACCCAGAACGGGAAcagcggcggcaaaggcccttACGCCGGCCTCTACTACACCGGCTGCGTCTCCTACTGTAACGACTCGTCGAGCGCGCGGGACAGCATGTGCGCCGGCGTCGGCTGCTGCCACATCGACATCTCGCCGGGCCTCAGTGACAACGTTGTCTCCTTCGGGCCCTGGAAGCGTGGCTTCCAGGTAGACTTCAGCCCCTGCGACTACTCCTTCCTCGTCGACAAGAACGAGTACGAGTTCCGTAGCGCCGACCTCAAGATGGACCTCAACCGAACCATGCCGGTGTGGCTGGACTGGGCCATCCGCGACTCCGTTACCTGCCCTCCACTGGAGGTGCAGGAGAAGAAACCGGCTGGGTACGCGTGTATGAGCGACAACAGCGAGTGCGTCAACTCCACCAACGGTCCCGGATACTACTGCAAGTGCAAGCAAGGCTACGATGGTAACCCCTACGTCGACAAGGACCAAGGTTGCAAGG ACATCAACGAGTGTGATGTGTCCAACAAGAAGAAATATCCCTGCTACGGCGTCTGCAACAACATCCCAGGGGATTATGAGTGCCACTGCCGTGTAGGATACCAGTGGAGTGGTGAAGGCCCCAAGAAACAAGAGTGCAGCGCAAAATTCCCTCTTGCAGCAAGGCTTGCCCTTG GAATCACTTTGGGATTTTCCTTCCTAATTGTTGCTGTTCTTTTCACGCTAATGATGCACAAAAAGCGAAAAATGAATGAATATTTCAAAAAGAATGGTGGTTCAGTGCTACAGAAAGTGGACAATATCAAGATTTTCACCAAAGATGAGCTAAAGAAAATCACAAAGAATAATTCAGAAGTTCTTGGTCAAGGAAGCTTTGGTAAGGTGTACAAAGGGACTCTTGAAGACAATACTCCGGTTGCAGTGAAGACGTCAATCGAAGTAAATGAAGCTCGAAAGGATGATTTCACAAATGAAGTGATCATCCAATCGCAAATGATGCATAATAACATTATCAAGCTTTTGGGTTGTTGCTTGGAAGTGGATGTTCCAATGTTGGTGTATGAGTTTGCCGCTAAGGGGAATCTGCAAGACATTCTCCATGGTGATGCCAACATCCCTCTCCCGTTGGGCTTACGCCTAGACATCGCAATTGAATCAGCTGAAGGTCTAAGGTACATGCACTCATCAACAAGTCGTACCATACGACATGGTGATGTCAAGCCGGCCAACATACTTTTAACAGATAAGTTTATCCCCAAGATCTCAGATTTTGGAACATCTAAGCTTCTTAATGTAGACAAAGATTTCACCATGTTTGTTGTAGGAAGTATGGGCTACATAGATCCAGTATTCCATAAGACCGGCCATTTAACACAAAAGAGTGATGTATACAGTTTTGGAGTTGTACTGCTAGAGCTCATATGTAGAAAGCCAAcaatatatggtgaaaattgTAGCCTCATCATTGAGTTCCAAAATGCCTATGATCAAGAGAACAGTGGGAGGATAATGTTCGACAAGGAGATTGCAAATGAAGAAGATATCCTAATCCTAGAAGAAATTGGCAGGTTGGCAATGGAGTGTTTGAAAGAAAAGGTTGAAGAGCGACCTGATATGAAGGAGGTAGCAGAACGATTTGTTATGCTGAGAAGATCAAGGAAGTGTGGATAG
- the LOC4348124 gene encoding wall-associated receptor kinase 2 isoform X2, giving the protein MVPTLAAANGTIHVQSLLVAPIPEVKVMLPVAYQCYYSNNSITDSFYGEVDLNNTGVYRISDSRNMFVVIGCNTLSYTQNGNSGGKGPYAGLYYTGCVSYCNDSSSARDSMCAGVGCCHIDISPGLSDNVVSFGPWKRGFQVDFSPCDYSFLVDKNEYEFRSADLKMDLNRTMPVWLDWAIRDSVTCPPLEVQEKKPAGYACMSDNSECVNSTNGPGYYCKCKQGYDGNPYVDKDQGCKDINECDVSNKKKYPCYGVCNNIPGDYECHCRVGYQWSGEGPKKQECSAKFPLAARLALGITLGFSFLIVAVLFTLMMHKKRKMNEYFKKNGGSVLQKVDNIKIFTKDELKKITKNNSEVLGQGSFGKVYKGTLEDNTPVAVKTSIEVNEARKDDFTNEVIIQSQMMHNNIIKLLGCCLEVDVPMLVYEFAAKGNLQDILHGDANIPLPLGLRLDIAIESAEGLRYMHSSTSRTIRHGDVKPANILLTDKFIPKISDFGTSKLLNVDKDFTMFVVGSMGYIDPVFHKTGHLTQKSDVYSFGVVLLELICRKPTIYGENCSLIIEFQNAYDQENSGRIMFDKEIANEEDILILEEIGRLAMECLKEKVEERPDMKEVAERFVMLRRSRKCG; this is encoded by the exons ATGGTGCCGACCCTTGCCGCCGCCAATGGCACCATCCATGTGCAGAGCCTGTTGGTAGCGCCGATCCCGGAGGTCAAGGTGATGCTGCCGGTGGCGTACCAGTGCTACTACTCCAACAACAGCATCACCGACTCGTTCTACGGCGAGGTAGACCTCAACAACACAGGCGTGTACCGCATCTCCGACAGCCGCAACATGTTCGTCGTGATTGGGTGCAACACCCTGTCCTACACCCAGAACGGGAAcagcggcggcaaaggcccttACGCCGGCCTCTACTACACCGGCTGCGTCTCCTACTGTAACGACTCGTCGAGCGCGCGGGACAGCATGTGCGCCGGCGTCGGCTGCTGCCACATCGACATCTCGCCGGGCCTCAGTGACAACGTTGTCTCCTTCGGGCCCTGGAAGCGTGGCTTCCAGGTAGACTTCAGCCCCTGCGACTACTCCTTCCTCGTCGACAAGAACGAGTACGAGTTCCGTAGCGCCGACCTCAAGATGGACCTCAACCGAACCATGCCGGTGTGGCTGGACTGGGCCATCCGCGACTCCGTTACCTGCCCTCCACTGGAGGTGCAGGAGAAGAAACCGGCTGGGTACGCGTGTATGAGCGACAACAGCGAGTGCGTCAACTCCACCAACGGTCCCGGATACTACTGCAAGTGCAAGCAAGGCTACGATGGTAACCCCTACGTCGACAAGGACCAAGGTTGCAAGG ACATCAACGAGTGTGATGTGTCCAACAAGAAGAAATATCCCTGCTACGGCGTCTGCAACAACATCCCAGGGGATTATGAGTGCCACTGCCGTGTAGGATACCAGTGGAGTGGTGAAGGCCCCAAGAAACAAGAGTGCAGCGCAAAATTCCCTCTTGCAGCAAGGCTTGCCCTTG GAATCACTTTGGGATTTTCCTTCCTAATTGTTGCTGTTCTTTTCACGCTAATGATGCACAAAAAGCGAAAAATGAATGAATATTTCAAAAAGAATGGTGGTTCAGTGCTACAGAAAGTGGACAATATCAAGATTTTCACCAAAGATGAGCTAAAGAAAATCACAAAGAATAATTCAGAAGTTCTTGGTCAAGGAAGCTTTGGTAAGGTGTACAAAGGGACTCTTGAAGACAATACTCCGGTTGCAGTGAAGACGTCAATCGAAGTAAATGAAGCTCGAAAGGATGATTTCACAAATGAAGTGATCATCCAATCGCAAATGATGCATAATAACATTATCAAGCTTTTGGGTTGTTGCTTGGAAGTGGATGTTCCAATGTTGGTGTATGAGTTTGCCGCTAAGGGGAATCTGCAAGACATTCTCCATGGTGATGCCAACATCCCTCTCCCGTTGGGCTTACGCCTAGACATCGCAATTGAATCAGCTGAAGGTCTAAGGTACATGCACTCATCAACAAGTCGTACCATACGACATGGTGATGTCAAGCCGGCCAACATACTTTTAACAGATAAGTTTATCCCCAAGATCTCAGATTTTGGAACATCTAAGCTTCTTAATGTAGACAAAGATTTCACCATGTTTGTTGTAGGAAGTATGGGCTACATAGATCCAGTATTCCATAAGACCGGCCATTTAACACAAAAGAGTGATGTATACAGTTTTGGAGTTGTACTGCTAGAGCTCATATGTAGAAAGCCAAcaatatatggtgaaaattgTAGCCTCATCATTGAGTTCCAAAATGCCTATGATCAAGAGAACAGTGGGAGGATAATGTTCGACAAGGAGATTGCAAATGAAGAAGATATCCTAATCCTAGAAGAAATTGGCAGGTTGGCAATGGAGTGTTTGAAAGAAAAGGTTGAAGAGCGACCTGATATGAAGGAGGTAGCAGAACGATTTGTTATGCTGAGAAGATCAAGGAAGTGTGGATAG